One region of Ostrinia nubilalis chromosome 14, ilOstNubi1.1, whole genome shotgun sequence genomic DNA includes:
- the LOC135078090 gene encoding NEDD8-activating enzyme E1 regulatory subunit: MASPSPKSPEQNEKTKQYDRQLRLWGDHGQAALENGHICLINANALGTEIIKSIVLPGVGSVTIVDDSTVSDEDIGSNFFLECSSKGSNRGTEALRLLIELNPAVQGHAVQEPPDQILQENPDFFKSFSVVIATALSEKTIQDLAQHLWDINVPFILCRSVGFLGSFRIQLKEHAVIETHPDNEQVDLRLDVPFQPLADYLNAFDIEALDLKDHGHIPWIVILYKAVQKWQTSNSNSWPMSRKEKNEIKEIIQGFIRKDENGVPISEENFEEALRAVNTALVPTFLPVKIQDLLYCSSATNLNKDSSPFWIMCSALRGFVEAEGKGKLPVRGVLPDMTASTEHFVKLQNIYRSQAAMDAEIVYRKVQQIVAQLHCDSISETDVKLFCRHAHDLYLIIGSNIATEYQLGGTVASYISRYLEEPDVMMVHYILLRAAEMFRSQHCRAPGDWEPESDISNLKSCVTKLLSDISCSPFPKDDHIHEMCRYGGAEIHSVSAFLGGCVAHEAIKIITKQYKPVNNMFIYDGSSTNTATFTF, from the coding sequence ATGGCATCTCCATCTCCGAAATCTCCTGAACAAAATGAGAAAACGAAACAATACGACCGGCAACTTCGACTTTGGGGTGACCATGGGCAAGCTGCTCTTGAAAATGGTCATATTTGTTTGATTAATGCAAATGCTTTGGGTACAGAAATAATTAAATCCATAGTCCTCCCTGGCGTGGGTTCTGTTACGATCGTTGACGATAGCACTGTTAGTGACGAAGATATTGGCAGTAACTTCTTCTTAGAATGTTCAAGTAAGGGTTCAAACAGGGGAACAGAAGCTCTCCGTTTACTGATAGAATTGAATCCTGCTGTTCAAGGTCATGCTGTTCAAGAGCCGCCGGACCAGATACTTCAAGAAAACCCAGACTTTTTTAAATCATTCAGTGTAGTCATAGCTACAGCACTTAGTgagaaaactatacaagatttgGCACAACATTTATGGGATATAAATGTCCCTTTTATTCTCTGCCGATCTGTTGGCTTTTTGGGATCGTTTAGAATACAGCTCAAAGAACATGCTGTTATTGAAACTCATCCTGATAATGAACAAGTAGATTTACGACTGGATGTTCCATTCCAACCTTTGGCTGACTATTTAAATGCATTTGATATTGAAGCACTAGATTTGAAAGATCATGGGCATATACCATGGATTGTAATTCTGTACAAAGCTGTTCAGAAATGGCAGACTTCAAATTCTAATAGCTGGCCTATGAGTAGAAAagagaaaaatgaaataaaagagaTTATTCAAGGATTTATAAGGAAAGATGAGAATGGTGTACCTATAAGTGAGGAGAATTTTGAAGAGGCACTTAGAGCAGTCAATACTGCCCTAGTTCCAACATTCTTACCAGTGAAGATACAAGATTTACTGTACTGCAGTTCTGCTACAAACCTAAACAAGGACAGTTCCCCATTTTGGATCATGTGTTCAGCATTGAGGGGATTCGTTGAGGCTGAAGGCAAAGGGAAATTGCCTGTAAGAGGTGTGCTGCCAGACATGACTGCCTCTACAGAGCACTTCGTGAAGCTGCAGAACATATACCGATCTCAAGCTGCCATGGATGCAGAAATAGTATACAGAAAAGTGCAACAGATTGTTGCCCAGCTGCACTGTGACAGTATTAGCGAGACAGATGTTAAGTTATTTTGTAGACATGCCCATGATCTGTATTTAATCATAGGCTCTAACATAGCTACTGAATATCAGTTGGGGGGAACAGTGGCATCTTATATTTCTCGGTATCTTGAAGAGCCAGATGTCATGATGGTGCACTACATCCTACTGAGAGCAGCTGAAATGTTCCGGTCACAACACTGTAGAGCCCCAGGTGACTGGGAACCTGAAAGTGACATTTCTAATTTGAAATCATGCGTCACTAAACTACTCAGTGATATATCATGTTCTCCATTCCCAAAAGATGATCATATTCATGAAATGTGTCGGTATGGTGGAGCTGAGATACACAGTGTATCAGCATTTCTAGGTGGCTGTGTAGCACATGAGGCAATTAAAATAATCACCAAACAATATAAGCCAGTGAATAACATGTTTATCTATGATGGATCTTCAACTAACACTGcaacatttactttttaa
- the LOC135078092 gene encoding N-alpha-acetyltransferase 30-like, giving the protein MHQVADGNVQSIKCSQMNANAKSKSKKAKDPSETTDDISILDQEKLKEVLANTLHINNLNNSNLTNGTSDHLNKNDVSNSSSVIQAQDDVVSDLSKDVNSVQCSDAASGQTEEPASVRHPSDTLESMEDSADTHDEAPREEIEIISYESELQMPEIMRLIQKDLSEPYSIYTYRYFIHNWPKLCFLATHEGTCIGAIVCKLDMHRNVVKRGYIAMLAVDEKYRKKKIGSRLVRKAIQAMINDNADEVVLETEITNKPALKLYENLGFVRDKRLFRYYLNGVDALRLKLWLR; this is encoded by the exons ATGCATCAAGTCGCGGATGGTAATGTACAAAGCATCAAATGCAGTCAGATGAATGCGAATGCGAAAAGCAAGAGCAAAAAGGCCAAAGATCCTTCTGAAACGACTGACGATATAAGTATATTGGATCAAGAGAAGCTAAAAGAAGTTTTAGCTAATACTCTTCATATTAACAATTTGAATAATAGTAACCTAACTAATGGAACAAGTGATCACTTGAATAAAAATGATGTCTCGAACAGTTCGAGTGTGATTCAAGCTCAAGACGATGTAGTAAGTGATCTTTCGAAAGATGTAAATAGTGTACAGTGTAGTGATGCTGCCAGTGGGCAGACTGAGGAACCTGCTTCTGTCAGGCACCCTTCAGACACCTTAGAAAGCATGGAAGACAGTGCCGACACGCATGACGAAGCTCCAAGAGAAGAAATCGAAATAATATCGTACGAGTCGGAGCTTCAAATGCCAGAGATTATGCGACTTATACAAAAAGATTTATCAGAACCTTACTCTATCTATACCTATAGATACTTTATTCATAATTGGCCTAAACTTTGCTTCTTAGCGACTCATGAAGGGACTTGCATAGGTGCCATTGTTTGTAAGTTAGATATGCATCGCAATGTTGTCAAGAGAGGCTATATTGCCATGTTGGCGGTGGATGAGAAGTACAGGAAGAAAAAGATTGGATCTAGGCTAGTTCGGAAAGCAATACAG GCAATGATAAATGACAATGCAGACGAAGTGGTCTTAGAAACTGAAATCACAAATAAACCAGCTCTCAAGTTATATGAAAATTTGGGCTTTGTACGGGACAAACGCTTATTTCGATATTATCTCAATGGTGTAGATGCATTGCGATTAAAGTTGTGGTTAAGgtga